TAAGCGGCATCTTGCACCGCCTTTAATGTATGCGGTTGCCGCGATTATTCCTATGGTGCCTGGTACATATGCATTTAATACTGTTATTGCGTTGATTCAATTAACTGCCCAAAGCCAAGTTAGCCCTGAACTTAGCGCACAAGTGATTGTGAATGGTTTAAAAACAGTCTTTATTCTTGGGGCACTGGCTGTCGGCTTAGCCTTACCTAGTTTGTTGTATTATCGTAACCGTCCCATTATTTAAAAAAGTTAATAAAATCAAAAGGATTTACAGATGCGTATCGCAATGATAGCCGCTATGGCGAAAAATCGTGTTATTGGCAAAGATAATCAAATGCCTTGGCACTTGCCTGAAGACTTAAAGCATTTCAAAGTGATGACGATGGGGAAACCTGTCGTGATGGGGCGCAAAACGTTTGAGTCAATTGGGCGTCCACTACCAGGTCGGCATAATATTGTAATTACTCGTCAAGCTGATTATCAACCAGATGGCGTTACTTGTGTAAGCAACTTTGATCAAGCGATTGAAGTCGCTGGTGAATGTGAAGAGTTAGTGGTTATGGGAGGCGGGCAGCTTTACGCTGAGTTATTGCCCATGGCGGATGTTTTATATTTGACTGAAATTGATTTACAAGTCGAAGGTGATACCTACTTTCCCGATTGGGATGACGGTAGCTGGCACTTGCAGCAATCTGTTTCTGCAACAAATGAACAAGGTTTGCAATATATCTTTAACACTTTGATCAAAAAATGTAAACTTACACTCGAGTTACCCTGAATGAACATTTCCACAAAGATGGAAATGATTATATAAAATTATAAGAGATAAAGGAGTGTTAGATGCGTTTAATGCCTGTGGCGATCGCCGCCCTGATAGTAGCATCTTCTGTGTCAGCCCCTGCAGTTGCAAATGGCGATCAGCTTGTCGCAAATATTTGTGATTATGTAAAGTCAGACGATAAAAACCGTTTACGTAAAAAGCTTAAAGAAAGCCGTGTTAAGTTACGTAACATCTATGCAAGTATTTCTTGTGATGGCAGCAGTTTATTGCGTACTGCCTACAGTGCAAATGCTAATGATGTTGGTGAGTTTATTGCTAAGCGTTTACCATCGTCTGATTTAAGTACCCCTGAAGCTGACGGTAAAACAATTATCGATTGGGCAAGTGCTAATGGCCATGGTGGTAGTGCTATCACTGCAGCAAT
This Shewanella aestuarii DNA region includes the following protein-coding sequences:
- a CDS encoding DUF3718 domain-containing protein is translated as MRLMPVAIAALIVASSVSAPAVANGDQLVANICDYVKSDDKNRLRKKLKESRVKLRNIYASISCDGSSLLRTAYSANANDVGEFIAKRLPSSDLSTPEADGKTIIDWASANGHGGSAITAAINDRLGGGAEDGDD
- the folA gene encoding type 3 dihydrofolate reductase, encoding MRIAMIAAMAKNRVIGKDNQMPWHLPEDLKHFKVMTMGKPVVMGRKTFESIGRPLPGRHNIVITRQADYQPDGVTCVSNFDQAIEVAGECEELVVMGGGQLYAELLPMADVLYLTEIDLQVEGDTYFPDWDDGSWHLQQSVSATNEQGLQYIFNTLIKKCKLTLELP
- a CDS encoding threonine/serine exporter family protein — protein: MMSLLLELLHDAFFSAIPAFGFAILFNVPKRYLGYCALAGALGHSARTFLMHFNMPIEWATFAAAALVGVITIQFAKRHLAPPLMYAVAAIIPMVPGTYAFNTVIALIQLTAQSQVSPELSAQVIVNGLKTVFILGALAVGLALPSLLYYRNRPII